One Rhinoraja longicauda isolate Sanriku21f chromosome 19, sRhiLon1.1, whole genome shotgun sequence genomic window, AGGTATGATTAGCAATTTGATAGCAGCAACCTCTATGGTCGgctgatcaggaaggctggaacatATGGAATCCAGGGTAGTTAGCCAATGGGTAAACATGTGGCCTGAAGGTGGGAGACAGAGGGCGGAGGTAgagagttgtttttcagactggaggcctgtcgcAAGTGGTgcaccacaatgctcaatgctgaaTCCACTGTTGGTCCCTATTCATACAAATGATTAGATAAATGATGTGTATGTGGGTGGCATGGCtggcaggtttgtggatgagactaaaattcatgagacatcgtggagagtgaagaaggttgtctaagattAAACTGATTGtaatgaactgggccaatggaCTGAGGAGTGGGGGATGCAGTTTTCTAAACttcgagggcatcggtttaagttgTGAAGGGAAAGTTTAAAATGTTCTTGAATGGCAACGTTTTCAGGCACTGGGTGGCAGAGAgatagctgccataggaggtgttAGAGGCGAATACAATTTCTATCAGCAATGTTTGCATCTGAGTTACTAAAAGGCATTATAAACAAGAAGAGGGGAAACTGAACAGGTTTTACCTCGCTTAATGAcagatgtttctctccacagcGTGTTCATCAAAAAGTGTTGATGGAATTTTTCAATCGGCAAGGTACCGTCTGTCACTGTGAGTGCTCTATCTGCATCACTAACCCTGCAAATATTtagcagctggttataaactgagcctCAACAATTTCTTTGAGCTGttacacacaaacatgcagtgtTTCAGTCAAGAGCATATCCTACCTCCTCTTCCCaccagcttcctcctgcaagAAATAAGACAGAAATCTGAGTAGACTGAGACGGGACATCCACATCCCGACAACAGGAGTTTCACACAAATCACAACAAGCCCCAGAAATGTTCCAttgcccagcatttattgtcgTCATCACAGTGACAGAAATTGGATATTGCCCTAGAGATTCTACAAGTGTATTAATAGCAAAATAATAACTAGGGGGAGAATAGGTCTCTTTAAGAGCGAAGGGATAATTAGGATAGGACAGGTCCCCTTAAGTGCTGGCAACCTCAAGGCATGTTAAGGTGGGTAAATCGTGTTGTATCCGAGGGCAAGCCTTCAACAGATCCCTTTAACGCCGCGTAATTCTTTCCCACTAAAGAGGAACATACGACAAACTTTCCACATGATCTTTTGATTTCCTGGAGATTTTCCATCTTTTCGGGGAAATTTTAAACATTCGCTAACTCAGTGACAGGATCACAGTAACTCATCCCAAGGAGACCGCAGGCAGTGCTGAGATCCCGcagattatgcgggaggccacttagtttgggaacaacagcagcacagctctggaacagacggggcatttacccagttctgaattactggcaaatgcagcatttattttagaaatatcccccaccattttgtgcctgtgcactttcacttcgccaaactgtagagtcacccctcaccttcagaaataccacactgtccttttgatccatccgttgctgcaacttaaagagttcctcctgaatggaatttaaattctcctcaaactcttcaagttttttctccattgtatttagaatcttcttctcttcctcccggatatctgccagtacgcgctgctctttctcagtgagaatctggtgcagttcagcaaactgggatgtaatcttcgactgaaggttgtgtgactgttcctgtgaaatgaaaggtgaagatcaatatataatgtcactgattgtgtttcctcacGACTTTCACCGTGACATATGTCCTGTGCGTTTTgtatttgctttggcaattcaattctttgtctaaatgcttctgaaatgtcgTGAAGGTAATCTtataacccatcaatcctctacccccaatacacttccctgctgcctattccttttcacgtgCCCATTCATTCCCATTTATCCGCCCACCACACACTttcccagggataatttacagtcgcccattgaccattgaaccagcggGTAccttcgaggtcaggatcgaacccggtcaccagaactaggagacagcagcactacttgtgtcactgcgctgccctgttattacacatcacagggatcaaacctacacaagatcaggaaatcgaaactggaaagcctcaccagaactccagaaatcttctctttctgttgctgctccatttgctggatctctgatttcttttttgtgagagactggatggaagctttaacctgaccctgtgattgtgtttgaaaatcagAGAATAAAAGTGTTACACTATAAAGACGGAATTAAACAataatagactcaaaatgctggaataactcagcgggtcaggcagcatctctggagagaaggaatgggtgacgtttctcggtcgagaccattcttcagactgacattccttctctccagagatgctgcacgtcccgctgaggtactcgagcattttgtgtctatctttggttttaaccagcatctgcagattcttcatACACAtaggaattaaacaatgatgcgatcaaaatctgtttgcttttaccttgtagttttcagcAGCTTCATCTACCAGCATGAAGCGgtgatctctgtgttcccgcccagctgcacaaaccagacagatcagcttcttgtcagtttcacaaaacagcttcagttcttcctgatgttcctcgcagtgaagtttactttccttctctgtccgattcaggctcagtgttcgagctttctcagccggtctcgccaaggcccgactcaccctgagggtgcggtctgtaaacacctctctacattccgggcaggaatttctcccctccctgtcccaactctgtgtgatacaggagcggcagaagttgtgcccgcactccagtgacaccggatcggtgaagaaatccaggctgatgggacaaactgcctcctcggtccaactctcgacctggtctttcgaagctattttaactccgccacttcctggttcaaaacgcattcCCTTTCACGCAGCtgctgatcaaagatactagaggagcaagatagaccactcgacccttaaACCGGAGTGGGTCATGGCGGCATTTTAGTAgcagaaatttgcagaaacattttaaaagaaaaataa contains:
- the LOC144602695 gene encoding nuclear factor 7, brain-like; this encodes MRFEPGSGGVKIASKDQVESWTEEAVCPISLDFFTDPVSLECGHNFCRSCITQSWDREGRNSCPECREVFTDRTLRVSRALARPAEKARTLSLNRTEKESKLHCEEHQEELKLFCETDKKLICLVCAAGREHRDHRFMLVDEAAENYKGQVKASIQSLTKKKSEIQQMEQQQKEKISGVLEQSHNLQSKITSQFAELHQILTEKEQRVLADIREEEKKILNTMEKKLEEFEENLNSIQEELFKLQQRMDQKDSVVFLKEEAGGKRRVSDADRALTVTDGTLPIEKFHQHFLMNTLWRETSVIKRVSVTLDVETASPWLEVSEDWKRVGLTRNWRSLPDTARD